The Rhea pennata isolate bPtePen1 chromosome 7, bPtePen1.pri, whole genome shotgun sequence genome contains a region encoding:
- the EMX2 gene encoding homeobox protein EMX2 isoform X1, producing MFQPTPKRCFTIESLVAKDSPLPASRSEDPIRPAALSYANSSPMNPFLNGFHSTGRGVYSNPDLVFAEAVSHPPNPAVPVHPVPPPHALAAHPLPASHSTHPLFASQQRDPSTFYPWLIHRYRYLGHRFQGNETSPESFLLHNALARKPKRIRTAFSPSQLLRLEHAFEKNHYVVGAERKQLAHSLSLTETQVKVWFQNRRTKFKRQKLEEEGSDSQQKKKGTHHINRWRIATKQASPEEIDVTSDD from the exons ATGTTTCAGCCCACACCCAAGCGGTGTTTCACCATCGAGTCGCTGGTGGCCAAAGACAGCCCCTTGCCCGCGTCTCGCTCCGAGGATCCTATCCGGCCAGCGGCGCTGAGCTATGCCAATTCCAGCCCGATGAACCCTTTTCTCAACGGCTTCCACTCCACCGGCAGGGGGGTCTACTCCAACCCGGACTTGGTCTTTGCAGAGGCCGTCTCCCACCCGCCTAACCCAGCCGTGCCGGTCCATCCCGTGCCCCCTCCCCACGCCCTGGCCGCCCACCCCCTGCCAGCCTCGCACTCCACGCACCCGCTCTTCGCTTCGCAGCAAAGGGACCCCTCCACCTTCTACCCCTGGCTAATACATCGGTACCGGTATCTGGGCCACAGGTTTCAAG GGAATGAAACCAGCCCGGAGAGCTTTCTATTGCACAATGCACTGGCCAGGAAACCCAAACGGATCCGTACAGCTTTCTCCCCATCCCAATTACTGAGACTGGAACACGCCTTTGAGAAGAACCATTATGTGgtgggagcagagagaaaacagctggCTCACAGCCTCAGTCTCACGGAAACTCAG GTAAAAGTATGGTTTCAGAACAGAAGGACGAAGTTCAAGCGGCAAAAGTTGGAAGAGGAAGGCTCAGACtcacaacagaagaaaaaagggactCATCATATTAACCGGTGGAGAATCGCCACCAAACAAGCCAGTCCAGAAGAAATCGACGTCACGTCGGACGATTAA
- the EMX2 gene encoding homeobox protein EMX2 isoform X2: MFQPTPKRCFTIESLVAKDSPLPASRSEDPIRPAALSYANSSPMNPFLNGFHSTGRGVYSNPDLVFAEAVSHPPNPAVPVHPVPPPHALAAHPLPASHSTHPLFASQQRDPSTFYPWLIHRYRYLGHRFQGKSMVSEQKDEVQAAKVGRGRLRLTTEEKRDSSY; the protein is encoded by the exons ATGTTTCAGCCCACACCCAAGCGGTGTTTCACCATCGAGTCGCTGGTGGCCAAAGACAGCCCCTTGCCCGCGTCTCGCTCCGAGGATCCTATCCGGCCAGCGGCGCTGAGCTATGCCAATTCCAGCCCGATGAACCCTTTTCTCAACGGCTTCCACTCCACCGGCAGGGGGGTCTACTCCAACCCGGACTTGGTCTTTGCAGAGGCCGTCTCCCACCCGCCTAACCCAGCCGTGCCGGTCCATCCCGTGCCCCCTCCCCACGCCCTGGCCGCCCACCCCCTGCCAGCCTCGCACTCCACGCACCCGCTCTTCGCTTCGCAGCAAAGGGACCCCTCCACCTTCTACCCCTGGCTAATACATCGGTACCGGTATCTGGGCCACAGGTTTCAAG GTAAAAGTATGGTTTCAGAACAGAAGGACGAAGTTCAAGCGGCAAAAGTTGGAAGAGGAAGGCTCAGACtcacaacagaagaaaaaagggactCATCATATTAA